A single region of the Raphanus sativus cultivar WK10039 chromosome 1, ASM80110v3, whole genome shotgun sequence genome encodes:
- the LOC108809990 gene encoding receptor-like protein kinase HSL1, with product MHLLFLFLTLPTVLSLNQEGFILQQVKHSLDDPLSSLASWNPQDDSPCRWSGVYCGGDFTSVTSIDLSGARLSGPFPSVICRLSKLSDLSLYDNDINSTLPLDIGACKSLQTLDLSQNLLTGELPYTLSNLPFLTSLDLTGNNFSGDIPASFARFENLEVLSLVNNLLDGTIPPFLGNITTLKTLNLSYNPFTPGRIPPELGNLTNLEILWLTECNLLGEIPDSLGRLTALVDLDLALNDLAGPIPSSLAGLASVVQIELYNNSLAGEIPRELGELKSLRLFDASMNRLTGSIPDELCRVALESLNLYENDLEGELPASIASSPNLYELMVFGNRLSGELPRELGRNSPLKRLDLSDNGFSGELPPELCGKGELEELLVIRNSLSGPLPEGLGDCRSLTRVRLPYNRFSGQVPAGLWGLPHVNLLELTNNSFSGEVSKSIGGASNLSLLILTNNEFTGSLPEEIGSLDNLNQLSASGNKFSGSLPDSLMNLGELGTLDLHGNRFTGELSPKIKSWKKLNELNLAGNRFSGQIPVEIGNLSVLNYLDLSGNLFSGNIPVSLQSLKLNQLNLSYNRLTGDLPPSLAKEMYKKSFLGNPGLCGDIKGLCGSEDEAKNRGYVWLLRSIFVLAVMVFVGGLAWFYFKYKTFKKARAVERSKWTLMSFHKLGFSEHEILESLDEDNVIGAGASGKVYKVVLTNGETVAVKRLWTGGSVNKETGDTDLEKGERRRGVKDEAFEAEVETLGKIRHKNIVKLWCCCTTRDCKLLVYEYMPNGSLGDLIHSSKGGTLGWPTRFKIILDAAEGLSYLHHDCVPPIVHRDVKSNNILIDGDYGARVADFGVAKVVDLTGKAPKSMSGIAGSCGYIAPEYAYTLRVNEKSDIYSFGVVILEIVTRKRPVAPELGEKDLVKWVCSTLDQKGVEHVIDPKLDSCFKEEISKILNIGLLCTSPLPINRPSMRRVVKMLQEIGGGDDVSHNKTKDGKLTPYYNEDASDQGSVA from the exons atgcatcttctctttctcttcctgACTCTCCCCACCGTTCTCTCCCTAAACCAAGAAGGCTTCATCCTCCAACAAGTCAAACACTCTCTCGACGACCCACTCTCCTCCCTCGCCTCCTGGAACCCCCAAGACGACTCGCCTTGCCGGTGGTCCGGCGTCTACTGCGGCGGAGATTTCACATCCGTCACTTCCATCGACCTCTCCGGCGCCAGACTCTCCGGACCTTTCCCCTCCGTCATCTGCCGCCTCTCCAAACTCTCGGACCTCTCCTTGTACGACAACGACATCAACTCCACGCTCCCCCTCGACATCGGAGCCTGCAAGAGTCTCCAGACCCTAGACCTCTCCCAGAACCTCCTCACCGGCGAGCTCCCCTACACGCTCTCAAATCTCCCCTTCCTCACCTCCCTCGACTTGACCGGAAACAACTTCTCCGGCGACATTCCGGCGAGTTTCGCCCGGTTCGAGAACCTCGAGGTCCTCTCCCTCGTCAACAATCTCCTCGACGGAACAATCCCTCCGTTCCTCGGAAACATCACGACGCTCAAGACGCTGAACTTATCCTACAACCCGTTTACTCCGGGTCGGATCCCGCCGGAGCTCGGGAACTTAACGAACCTCGAGATCCTCTGGCTCACGGAATGTAACTTACTCGGGGAGATACCCGACTCGCTGGGTCGACTCACTGCACTCGTTGACTTAGACCTCGCCCTCAACGACCTCGCGGGCCCCATCCCGAGTTCGTTAGCCGGGCTGGCGAGCGTCGTGCAGATCGAGCTCTACAACAACTCCCTCGCGGGAGAGATCCCGCGTGAGCTAGGGGAGCTGAAGTCTTTGAGGCTTTTCGACGCGTCGATGAACCGGTTAACCGGGTCTATACCGGACGAGCTCTGCCGCGTGGCGCTTGAGAGTTTGAACCTCTACGAGAACGACCTCGAAGGCGAGCTTCCGGCGAGCATCGCCTCGTCTCCCAACTTGTACGAGCTCATGGTCTTCGGAAACCGCCTCTCCGGCGAGTTGCCGAGAGAACTCGGCCGTAACTCGCCGTTGAAACGGCTCGATTTGTCGGATAACGGATTCTCCGGCGAGTTGCCGCCGGAGCTCTGCGGGAAAGGGGAGCTTGAGGAGCTTCTGGTTATCCGCAACTCCCTCTCGGGTCCTTTACCTGAGGGGCTTGGAGATTGTCGTAGCTTGACGCGTGTCCGGTTACCGTATAACCGGTTTTCCGGTCAGGTTCCCGCCGGTCTCTGGGGGTTGCCTCACGTTAACTTGCTTGAGCTCACGAACAACTCCTTCTCCGGTGAAGTTTCGAAGAGTATCGGAGGCGCGTCGAATCTCTCGCTGTTGATACTTACCAACAACGAGTTCACCGGATCTCTGCCCGAGGAGATTGGGTCTTTGGACAACCTTAATCAGTTGTCGGCGAGTGGAAACAAGTTCAGTGGCTCGCTGCCTGATAGCTTGATGAATCTAGGTGAGTTGGGTACTCTTGATCTTCACGGTAACCGGTTTACTGGGGAGTTGTCTCCTAAAATCAAGTCGTGGAAGAAGCTAAACGAGTTGAACTTAGCCGGTAACCGGTTCTCCGGTCAAATCCCGGTCGAAATCGGGAATTTGTCAGTCTTGAACTATCTTGATCTTTCCGGTAACCTTTTCTCCGGAAACATCCCGGTTTCATTGCAGAGTTTGAAGCTAAACCAGCTGAATCTGTCGTATAACCGGTTAACCGGTGACCTACCGCCTTCTTTAGCCAAGGAGATGTACAAGAAGAGCTTCCTCGGGAACCCGGGACTGTGCGGGGACATAAAGGGACTATGTGGCTCTGAGGATGAAGCTAAGAACAGAGGCTACGTATGGCTTCTCAGATCGATTTTCGTACTTGCGGTTATGGTGTTTGTTGGGGGACTTGCTTGGTTCTACTTCAAGTACAAGACTTTCAAGAAAGCAAGAGCTGTGGAGAGATCAAAGTGGACGCTTATGTCGTTCCACAAACTCGGATTCAGCGAGCACGAGATTCTCGAAAGCTTGGATGAAGACAATGTGATTGGAGCTGGAGCTTCGGGTAAAGTCTACAAGGTTGTACTCACAAACGGAGAAACCGTTGCGGTTAAACGTTTATGGACAGGAGGATCAGTTAATAAAGAAACAGGAGACACTGATCTAGAGAAAGGCGAGAGACGACGTGGAGTCAAAGACGAGGCCTTTGAGGCTGAAGTCGAGACATTGGGTAAGATCAGGCATAAGAACATTGTGAAGCTATGGTGTTGCTGCACCACGAGAGATTGCAAGCTATTGGTTTATGAGTACATGCCTAACGGTAGCTTGGGAGATTTGATTCACAGCAGCAAAGGAGGAACGTTGGGATGGCCAACGAGGTTTAAGATCATCTTAGACGCGGCCGAGGGGCTTTCGTATCTTCACCATGATTGTGTGCCTCCAATTGTGCATAGAGATGTTAAGTCCAACAACATTTTGATCGATGGAGACTATGGTGCAAGAGTTGCTGATTTTGGAGTGGCTAAAGTCGTTGACTTGACCGGAAAAGCTCCCAAGTCCATGTCAGGGATCGCTGGCTCATGCGGTTATATTGCACCAG AATACGCATACACGCTCCGTGTGAATGAGAAGAGTGACATCTACAGTTTCGGGGTAGTGATACTTGAGATAGTGACTAGGAAACGCCCGGTTGCTCCGGAACTGGGGGAGAAAGATTTGGTGAAATGGGTCTGCTCGACATTGGACCAGAAAGGCGTGGAGCATGTGATAGACCCGAAACTTGACTCTTGTTTCAAAGAAGAGATAAGCAAAATCCTCAACATTGGGCTTCTCTGCACGAGTCCTTTGCCCATAAACCGACCTTCCATGAGACGTGTGGTTAAGATGTTGCAAGAAATTGGCGGTGGAGACGACGTGAGCCATAACAAGACTAAGGATGGAAAGTTAACACCTTACTACAATGAAGATGCCTCAGACCAGGGAAGTGTAGCTTGA
- the LOC108829614 gene encoding NAC domain-containing protein 10, translating to MSWCDGSDENYDLNLERASNTDHPSIQLKDQSQSCVTSRPDSKTIVESPIMTCSSCGHKMHQQDDQVGSIKDLPSLPAGVKFDPSDKEILMHLEAKVSSDKRKLHPLIDEFIPTLEGENGICYTHPEKLPGVSKDGQVRHFFHRPSKAYTTGTRKRRKVSTDEEGHETRWHKTGKTRPVLSQSGEAGFKKILVLYTNYGRQKKPEKTNWVMHQYHLGHSEDEKDGEPVLSKVFYQTQPRQCGGSTETKPKNLVNLNRFSYENLQAGFGYEHGGKSEETAQVIRELVVREGDGSCSFLSFTCDASKGKESFMKNQ from the exons ATGAGCTGGTGTGATGGTTCAGATGAAAACTACGACCTCAATCTTGAAAGAGCATCCAACACTGATCATCCATCGATTCAACTCAAAGACCAATCTCAATCATGTGTTACGAGCCGTCCAGATTCAAAGACTATCGTTGAATCTCCCATCATGACTTGTTCTTCTTGTGGACATAAGATGCATCAACAAGACGACCAG GTTGGCAGCATCAAAGATTTACCAAGTTTACCGGCTGGAGTCAAATTTGACCCGTCGGATAAAGAGATCCTTATGCATTTGGAGGCGAAGGTATCATCCGATAAGCGGAAGCTTCATCCGTTGATCGATGAATTTATACCGACACTTGAAGGAGAGAATGGAATTTGCTATACGCATCCTGAGAAACTTCCTG GAGTAAGCAAAGATGGGCAAGTACGACACTTTTTCCACCGCCCGTCAAAGGCTTACACGACGGGAACACGAAAGCGTAGAAAAGTGAGCACAGACGAGGAAGGCCACGAGACACGGTGGCACAAAACGGGAAAGACCCGACCCGTTTTGTCTCAGTCAGGAGAAGCTGGTTTCAAGAAGATCCTTGTGCTCTACACGAACTACGGTCGCCAGAAGAAGCCCGAAAAGACGAACTGGGTGATGCATCAGTATCACTTAGGCCATAGTGAGGACGAAAAAGACGGCGAACCAGTCCTCTCTAAAGTCTTCTACCAAACACAGCCTAGGCAATGTGGAGGATCGACCGAAACTAAACCTAAGAATCTCGTAAACCTAAACCGGTTCAGTTATGAAAATCTTCAGGCCGGTTTTGGGTATGAGCATGGAGGGAAAAGTGAAGAGACGGCGCAGGTGATTCGAGAGTTGGTGGTTCGTGAAGGCGATGGGTCATGTTCGTTTCTTAGCTTTACTTGTGATGCAAGTAAGGGTAAAGAAAGCTTCATGAAGAATCAATGA